The following are encoded together in the Ralstonia insidiosa genome:
- a CDS encoding methyl-accepting chemotaxis protein, with the protein MRTPPRHSASEPATSLGTRLAAIGLIALVLVFGAFALANSQASLRTLEANAQSAMRDQEAAMRDMIALFDGAMRTEADRFLTAFADAAPGPYSVDPAQTVEVAGKPTPTFKSGDTVLNLNYTVPDKFFARTGGTIATVFARTGDDFVRVTTSLKKENGERAIGTLLDRAHPSYKALMAGEPFRGLAWLFGVPYMSKYEPVRDAAGKVVGALYVGVDVRTELALLKDKIRAHTVGKTGGYFVIDGKPGADQGKVLIDRNTAREGKNLLDAKDAAGQSWVREMIEQKDGILRHTLADTEGGATRERFTVFSQYPDWTLVIAGTAYVDELEADLIAARNRFLLLGLALGALLAAGLWWMLRRAVSAPLAEVVMVAERVAAGDLTHRLPATRGDEIGQLMRAINGVGDGLSGIVDKVRASASTIASSTGQIAAGNADLSARTEAQAGSLERTASSIEELAATVRQNADSAQHAHDMVQSASQAANAGGQTVERLVGTMSGIHTTAQKIADITGIIDGIAFQTNILALNAAVEAARAGEQGRGFAVVAGEVRSLAQRSAAAAKEIKVLINRSVEEVQAGNEAARGAGDAMQDIVTRVERIAGFMGEISHASREQSQGIEEVNQAVTSMDEVTQQNAALVEEAAAAAESLRQQAQELRGAVDVFRLA; encoded by the coding sequence ATGCGAACGCCCCCTCGCCACTCCGCCTCCGAACCCGCCACCAGCCTTGGCACGCGGCTGGCTGCCATCGGCCTGATTGCCCTCGTGCTGGTGTTCGGTGCCTTTGCGCTGGCCAACTCGCAAGCGAGCCTGCGCACGCTGGAAGCCAACGCGCAATCGGCCATGCGTGACCAGGAGGCCGCCATGCGCGACATGATTGCGCTCTTCGACGGCGCCATGCGCACCGAGGCGGACCGCTTCCTCACCGCCTTTGCCGATGCCGCCCCTGGCCCCTACAGCGTGGACCCGGCGCAGACCGTGGAAGTGGCCGGCAAGCCCACGCCCACCTTCAAGAGCGGCGACACGGTGCTGAACCTGAACTACACCGTGCCGGACAAGTTCTTCGCCCGCACCGGCGGCACCATCGCCACTGTGTTTGCCCGCACCGGCGACGACTTCGTACGGGTGACGACCTCGCTCAAGAAGGAGAACGGCGAACGCGCCATCGGCACGCTGCTCGATCGCGCCCACCCCAGCTACAAGGCGCTGATGGCGGGCGAGCCGTTCCGCGGACTGGCATGGCTGTTTGGCGTGCCCTACATGAGCAAGTACGAGCCGGTGCGCGATGCTGCCGGCAAGGTGGTCGGTGCGCTGTACGTGGGGGTGGACGTGCGTACTGAACTGGCGCTGCTCAAGGACAAGATCCGCGCGCACACCGTCGGCAAGACGGGTGGCTACTTCGTCATTGACGGCAAGCCCGGCGCCGACCAGGGCAAGGTGCTGATCGACCGCAACACGGCGCGCGAAGGCAAGAACCTGCTCGACGCCAAGGACGCCGCTGGCCAGTCTTGGGTGCGCGAGATGATCGAGCAGAAGGACGGCATCCTGCGCCACACGCTGGCCGACACCGAGGGCGGCGCCACGCGTGAGCGCTTCACCGTCTTCTCGCAGTATCCGGACTGGACGCTGGTGATTGCCGGCACGGCCTACGTGGACGAACTGGAAGCCGATCTGATCGCTGCCCGCAACCGGTTCCTGCTGCTGGGCCTGGCGCTGGGTGCGCTGCTGGCCGCAGGCCTCTGGTGGATGCTGCGCCGTGCGGTGAGCGCACCGCTGGCCGAAGTGGTGATGGTGGCAGAGCGCGTGGCCGCCGGTGACCTGACGCACCGCCTGCCCGCCACCCGTGGTGACGAGATCGGCCAGTTGATGCGCGCCATCAACGGTGTCGGCGATGGTCTCTCGGGTATTGTCGACAAGGTGCGCGCAAGCGCCTCCACCATCGCCTCCAGCACCGGCCAGATCGCCGCGGGCAATGCAGACCTTTCCGCGCGCACCGAGGCGCAGGCGGGCAGTCTGGAGCGCACCGCATCGAGCATCGAGGAGCTGGCCGCGACCGTGCGCCAGAACGCTGACAGCGCGCAGCATGCACACGACATGGTGCAGTCCGCCAGCCAGGCGGCCAACGCCGGCGGGCAGACCGTCGAGCGCCTGGTCGGCACGATGTCGGGCATCCACACCACGGCGCAGAAGATTGCCGACATCACCGGCATCATCGATGGCATCGCCTTCCAGACCAACATCCTGGCGCTGAACGCCGCCGTGGAAGCTGCCCGCGCCGGCGAGCAGGGCCGTGGTTTTGCCGTGGTGGCGGGCGAGGTGCGCAGCCTCGCGCAACGTAGCGCCGCCGCCGCCAAGGAGATCAAGGTACTCATCAACCGCTCGGTGGAAGAGGTGCAGGCCGGCAACGAAGCCGCGCGTGGTGCGGGGGACGCCATGCAGGACATCGTCACGCGTGTGGAGCGCATCGCCGGCTTCATGGGCGAGATCAGCCATGCCTCGCGCGAGCAGTCGCAGGGCATTGAAGAGGTCAACCAGGCGGTGACGTCGATGGACGAGGTGACGCAGCAGAACGCCGCGCTGGTGGAAGAAGCCGCAGCCGCCGCTGAGAGCTTGCGTCAACAGGCGCAGGAACTGCGTGGCGCGGTGGATGTGTTCCGGCTGGCGTGA
- a CDS encoding alginate lyase family protein, with product MRRLQPLCHGITFAFTAAALLCAMPPTQAACVVPPAEHTIDPPGFYDDPAGYQQAVKPMRTYIDRLNKAAEAGDWACTIDLLEGWARAGALMGPITGYQGYYERSWAGTDFALVLLRAQKLGRLDAPRAATIDNWLTRIAIATRDAQEINSLHNNLTYWAGLNLVAIGTVARRGDLVDDGVARVREGIRDIGPHGELQRELKRGDRALHYHTFALLPLVFTAELVRPRNIDLYAENQHAIGRLADLVTRAVQDPDSFRAVSPIKQNLFPWTFQDELSWMEPYYASQHDSRLPALIAARRAFHEWRLGGNVTQAWGVTLP from the coding sequence ATGCGCAGACTCCAGCCGCTATGCCACGGCATCACCTTCGCATTCACCGCCGCAGCCTTGCTGTGCGCGATGCCACCCACGCAGGCCGCCTGCGTGGTGCCGCCGGCCGAGCACACCATCGACCCGCCCGGTTTCTACGACGATCCGGCCGGCTACCAACAAGCCGTCAAGCCCATGCGCACGTACATCGACCGGCTCAACAAGGCCGCGGAGGCCGGCGACTGGGCCTGCACGATCGATCTGCTTGAGGGGTGGGCACGGGCCGGCGCCTTGATGGGGCCGATCACCGGCTACCAGGGGTACTACGAGCGCTCGTGGGCAGGGACGGACTTCGCGCTGGTACTCCTGCGCGCGCAAAAGCTTGGGCGCCTCGATGCGCCGCGCGCTGCCACCATCGACAACTGGCTCACCCGCATCGCCATCGCCACCCGCGACGCGCAAGAGATCAACAGCCTGCACAACAACCTGACCTACTGGGCCGGACTTAACCTGGTAGCCATCGGCACGGTGGCGCGTCGGGGGGACCTGGTGGACGATGGCGTCGCCCGCGTGCGGGAAGGCATCCGCGATATCGGCCCGCATGGCGAGCTGCAGCGCGAACTCAAACGCGGGGACCGCGCCTTGCACTACCACACGTTCGCGCTGCTGCCGCTGGTGTTCACGGCCGAGCTGGTCAGGCCGCGCAACATCGATCTGTACGCCGAAAACCAGCACGCGATCGGCCGGCTGGCAGACCTCGTCACGCGCGCGGTGCAGGACCCGGACAGCTTCCGCGCCGTGAGCCCCATCAAACAAAACCTGTTTCCGTGGACCTTCCAGGACGAGCTGTCGTGGATGGAGCCCTACTACGCCAGCCAGCACGATTCGCGTCTGCCGGCGCTGATTGCGGCACGGCGTGCCTTCCATGAATGGCGGCTGGGCGGCAACGTCACGCAGGCGTGGGGCGTGACGTTGCCTTAG
- a CDS encoding bifunctional glycoside hydrolase 114/ polysaccharide deacetylase family protein yields the protein MQGRQAVSSNRQWRWSAWLGAVALACGAAAAHAQPATPDPQIAFYYGRDVPAPELQAFDWVVLDPAAAGTFDPKQPSPTLWLARVDLTQQAEAMRDSTWPANVLDPVFAPLLAQGYQGFLLDGLDTLAAKTPGAVNAVAALVQALHARAPQAKLLAGGTAWLDTLAPQLSGVVTPGLVRELTGGEGLQDVSDADRTARVAALRSIATQYHLPAVALDYCANYNRTCLRETANVARAAGVTSYATTPGADFIGIGRLEVMPRRVLLIEPQEPGTSTNTLPVVLYLAMPINYLGYRVEFADGYKPLPTVTPDRYAGVVTWFDASSPRPGAWASWLKRTIDAGVRVAMFNQFGLNMDASMAQTLGLKTVPGSPSGPLSIVSRDPMVGFELQPHPERRDAVGVQVDPLTPGAQSLLRLSAGDYTFDAAAITPWGGYVLRPFGVFRMPDVDQARWVIQPLDFLRRALALPPMPVPDTTTENGRRLMTVHIDGDGFASRTEFPPGEFSGQALLREIFERYKVPTTVSIIEGEVASDGMYPKLTPQLEPIARSIFAQPYVELASHTFSHPFNWLRTADAPTSTQAAQEEGADAFGLKIPNYRFSFDREIAGSIDYINTKLAPPDKRVKVLLWSGNGQVPQIAVQKTVEAGVLNMNGGDTYITRSNPSWTAIAPLGVDKGNGLFQVFAPEQNENIYTNLWHGPYYGFSRAIETFELTDKPYRFKPIGIYYHMYSGTKLASLSALRQVYDWALTQPVMPIYASDYIHKVLDFRSFAVARDGDAWVVRGNGDLRTVRWAGTGAPRLADARDVAGYVAGPGGTYIHLTSGSARFTLDSAQPTQPYVRDASGRLSNWQRSADGRSLSVDVAGYTRPFIRFANAARCRATVDGREVTGTHGADWRIDLGAGNPDKLVPQRVALTCGA from the coding sequence ATGCAGGGCAGGCAGGCGGTGAGCAGCAATCGGCAATGGCGTTGGTCAGCATGGCTGGGTGCCGTTGCGTTGGCATGCGGGGCTGCTGCTGCACATGCGCAGCCCGCCACCCCTGATCCGCAGATCGCCTTCTACTACGGCCGCGATGTCCCGGCCCCTGAGTTGCAGGCCTTCGACTGGGTGGTGCTCGATCCGGCGGCGGCCGGCACCTTCGACCCGAAACAGCCATCGCCCACGTTGTGGCTCGCGCGTGTTGACCTGACACAGCAGGCGGAGGCGATGCGCGACAGCACATGGCCGGCCAACGTGCTCGATCCGGTGTTTGCACCGTTGCTGGCGCAGGGCTATCAGGGGTTCCTGCTAGATGGGCTGGACACGCTGGCAGCCAAGACCCCGGGTGCCGTCAACGCGGTGGCGGCACTGGTGCAGGCGCTGCATGCGCGTGCGCCGCAGGCCAAGCTGCTGGCGGGCGGCACCGCGTGGCTCGATACGCTGGCGCCGCAACTGTCCGGCGTGGTCACGCCCGGCCTTGTGCGTGAGCTTACGGGCGGCGAAGGTCTGCAAGACGTGAGCGATGCCGATCGCACGGCCCGCGTTGCCGCGCTGCGCAGCATCGCTACGCAATACCACCTGCCCGCTGTCGCGCTGGACTACTGCGCCAACTACAACCGCACCTGCCTGCGCGAGACCGCCAACGTGGCGCGTGCCGCGGGCGTGACCAGCTATGCCACCACGCCTGGCGCAGACTTCATCGGCATCGGCCGTCTGGAAGTCATGCCGCGTCGTGTGCTGCTGATTGAGCCGCAAGAGCCCGGCACCAGCACCAATACCCTGCCGGTCGTGCTGTATCTGGCCATGCCCATCAACTACCTCGGCTATCGCGTTGAGTTTGCTGATGGGTACAAGCCGTTGCCCACCGTCACACCCGATCGCTACGCCGGCGTGGTCACGTGGTTCGATGCCAGTTCACCGCGCCCTGGCGCCTGGGCGTCATGGCTCAAGCGCACCATCGATGCCGGTGTGCGCGTGGCGATGTTCAACCAGTTTGGCCTGAACATGGATGCGTCGATGGCGCAGACGCTGGGCCTGAAGACCGTGCCGGGGTCGCCTTCGGGGCCGTTGTCGATCGTCTCGCGTGATCCGATGGTCGGCTTCGAGCTGCAACCGCACCCTGAACGGCGCGATGCCGTGGGTGTGCAGGTCGACCCACTAACGCCGGGTGCGCAGTCGCTGCTGCGCCTGTCTGCGGGTGACTACACGTTCGACGCGGCCGCCATCACGCCGTGGGGCGGCTACGTGCTGCGCCCGTTTGGCGTGTTTCGCATGCCCGACGTGGACCAGGCACGCTGGGTGATCCAGCCGCTGGATTTTCTGCGCCGCGCGCTGGCGTTGCCCCCCATGCCGGTGCCCGATACCACCACCGAAAACGGCCGCCGCCTGATGACCGTGCATATCGACGGCGACGGCTTTGCCTCGCGCACCGAGTTCCCGCCGGGCGAGTTCTCCGGCCAGGCGCTGCTGCGAGAGATCTTCGAGCGCTACAAGGTGCCGACCACCGTGTCGATCATCGAGGGCGAGGTGGCGTCCGACGGCATGTACCCCAAGCTCACGCCGCAGCTCGAGCCCATCGCGCGCAGCATCTTCGCGCAGCCATATGTGGAACTGGCAAGCCACACGTTCTCGCACCCGTTCAACTGGCTGCGCACGGCCGATGCGCCCACGTCAACGCAGGCTGCGCAAGAGGAGGGCGCTGACGCCTTCGGGCTGAAGATCCCTAACTACCGTTTCAGCTTCGACCGCGAGATCGCTGGCTCCATCGACTACATCAACACCAAGCTGGCGCCGCCAGACAAGCGTGTGAAGGTGTTGCTGTGGAGCGGCAACGGTCAGGTGCCGCAGATTGCCGTGCAGAAGACGGTGGAGGCCGGCGTGCTCAACATGAACGGCGGCGACACGTACATCACACGCTCCAACCCGAGCTGGACCGCTATCGCGCCATTGGGTGTGGACAAGGGCAATGGCCTGTTCCAGGTGTTCGCGCCCGAGCAGAACGAGAACATCTACACCAACCTCTGGCACGGCCCGTACTACGGCTTTTCGCGGGCCATCGAAACGTTCGAACTGACCGACAAGCCCTATCGCTTCAAGCCGATTGGCATCTACTACCACATGTATTCGGGCACCAAGCTCGCCTCGCTGAGCGCGTTGCGGCAGGTGTATGACTGGGCGCTCACGCAACCCGTCATGCCCATCTACGCATCGGACTACATCCACAAGGTGCTCGATTTCCGCAGCTTTGCCGTCGCGCGGGATGGCGACGCCTGGGTCGTGCGCGGTAATGGGGATCTGCGCACCGTGCGCTGGGCCGGCACCGGCGCACCGCGTCTGGCCGATGCACGTGACGTGGCGGGCTACGTGGCCGGCCCGGGTGGCACGTACATCCACCTGACCAGCGGTTCAGCGCGCTTCACGCTGGACAGCGCCCAACCAACGCAACCCTACGTGCGCGATGCCAGTGGTCGGCTGTCGAACTGGCAGCGTAGTGCGGATGGCCGCTCGCTGTCTGTCGACGTGGCGGGCTATACGCGCCCGTTCATCCGCTTTGCCAACGCCGCACGCTGCCGCGCCACCGTGGATGGCCGCGAGGTGACCGGCACGCACGGCGCCGACTGGCGCATCGACCTGGGTGCGGGCAACCCGGACAAGCTGGTGCCGCAGCGCGTGGCGCTGACCTGCGGCGCCTAG
- a CDS encoding SDR family NAD(P)-dependent oxidoreductase has product MNLHLQNKLALVTGSTKGIGHAIAVALAAEGARVIVNGRTEASVADAINRLRAEVPDAHVEAFAGDLSAPEQVAALLARFPKVDVLVNNLGIFDPKPFEEIDDAEWLRFFNVNVMSGVRLSRAYLGAMKAQNWGRIIFISSESGVQIPAEMIHYGVTKTALLGLSRGLAEVTAGTAVTVNAVLPGPTRSEGVDEFVGKLSGGQSFEAFEKTFFETARPTSLIKRFATPQEVANLVAYVASPLSAATTGAALRVDGGVVKSAF; this is encoded by the coding sequence ATGAACCTCCACCTTCAGAACAAGCTTGCTCTCGTGACCGGCTCAACTAAGGGCATCGGACATGCCATTGCTGTAGCACTGGCTGCCGAAGGCGCCCGCGTCATCGTCAATGGCCGCACCGAAGCCTCGGTGGCCGATGCCATCAACCGCCTGCGTGCCGAGGTGCCCGACGCCCATGTCGAGGCCTTTGCCGGGGATTTGTCCGCACCCGAACAGGTCGCGGCGCTGCTCGCCCGTTTTCCCAAGGTCGATGTGCTCGTCAACAACCTCGGCATCTTCGACCCCAAGCCGTTTGAAGAGATCGACGACGCCGAATGGCTGCGCTTCTTCAACGTGAACGTGATGAGCGGCGTGCGGCTCTCGCGTGCCTACCTGGGTGCCATGAAGGCGCAGAACTGGGGGCGCATCATCTTCATCAGCAGCGAGAGCGGCGTGCAGATTCCGGCCGAGATGATCCACTACGGCGTGACCAAGACGGCGTTGCTGGGCCTCTCGCGCGGGCTGGCCGAAGTGACCGCGGGCACCGCCGTCACCGTGAATGCCGTGCTGCCCGGGCCCACGCGTTCTGAAGGCGTGGATGAATTCGTGGGCAAACTCTCGGGCGGCCAGAGCTTCGAGGCGTTCGAGAAGACGTTCTTCGAGACCGCGCGGCCCACTTCGCTCATCAAGCGCTTTGCCACGCCGCAAGAGGTGGCGAACCTGGTGGCCTACGTTGCCAGCCCGCTGTCGGCCGCCACCACGGGGGCGGCGCTGCGTGTGGATGGCGGGGTGGTGAAGTCGGCGTTCTAA
- a CDS encoding MarR family winged helix-turn-helix transcriptional regulator, which produces MSTDVQTPPEATAVSGGTGEGAYQVDTMDRDTNVGRLVHRVRHALVTHIDSALASIDLTAAQWMVVIYLAEDLATTPAELSRLLHYDPGAMTRLIDRLEKKNIVKRAPSDADRRSVVVTLTEQGRALYPEIRPLIIDVLNQLLRGFSQTEVKQLENLLLRVLHNA; this is translated from the coding sequence ATGAGCACAGACGTACAAACTCCACCAGAGGCCACCGCCGTGAGCGGCGGCACGGGCGAAGGCGCCTACCAGGTCGACACCATGGATCGCGACACCAACGTCGGCCGACTCGTGCATCGGGTCCGGCATGCGCTGGTGACGCATATCGACAGTGCGCTGGCGTCGATTGACCTGACCGCCGCGCAGTGGATGGTGGTCATCTATCTGGCCGAAGACCTGGCCACCACACCGGCCGAACTCTCGCGCCTGCTGCACTACGATCCGGGTGCAATGACGCGGCTGATCGATCGGCTGGAGAAGAAGAACATCGTGAAGCGCGCCCCGAGCGATGCTGACCGCCGCTCGGTGGTCGTCACGCTCACGGAGCAAGGCCGCGCGCTGTATCCGGAGATCCGGCCCTTGATCATCGATGTGCTGAACCAGTTGCTGCGCGGGTTCTCGCAGACCGAGGTCAAGCAACTGGAAAACCTCCTGCTGCGCGTGCTGCACAACGCCTGA
- a CDS encoding ATP-binding protein produces MSLRQRLVRCLVIGVLVASGWPLWAAAQQAPQFTPEERAWITQHPVVRVAYRENWKPFEYAEKGQIKGLASGYLDAISRVSGLRFKPIFIDNWGESRQAFFKGEVDLLPSLSTLAPSDDLTQQLLPTAPYFMGATLAVGRATQHPIFRLSELDGMTVALIGGGATEILMRERLPHSHLLLFESTDAALQAVADGSAEVAAATNYAAEPLLRRRFVDALHISGVISDLPVPLYMGVHADQPLLRSILDKSLHALTAAETDAIEQHWLEVVDYGAPSYGSILRYRARELALVAAAIAGILFLAWRARAQRQRAERSEREKTRFLAVMSHEIRTPMNAILSSVELLQHTPLDDKQKRLTDVATTASQTLLVLLDDVLDISKLEAQRVALELLPTPILPWINDALDVVRWRAERKGLALTFMSGVDPSLCLRIDPTRTRQILLNLLSNAVKFTEHGGVTVRMSYVPPTKRGAAGTLTIDVADTGVGIAQKDQRTIFKAFQQADSSTTRRFGGTGLGLSIARELARLMGGNIEVRSTPGAGTVFTVTLPAEVATVEEAQAAARPVTDARTLTIAPEPIGLPDAGLQTSPPQAVSVATQTSKPRPRVLVVDDQPTNLMVIEDQLHTLGCDVELAADGAQALEKAAAHAFDLILMDCYLPDIDGYAVTARIRAREAGAGTHTPILAISAAVDDEHQQRVMESGMDGMLTKPIRLDALREMIELWCDVAYGDDSQNAPRVATPALAGEGRDLWSIYLDSLDDDLESLAHALDARDPTAARYVAHRIKGAALTVEQAAIAERARVLEAALAQAGAIPADAPAALAELRRQRDQLHADSTVG; encoded by the coding sequence GTGAGCCTGCGGCAGCGTCTTGTACGCTGCCTCGTCATTGGCGTGCTGGTCGCTTCGGGTTGGCCGCTTTGGGCGGCTGCACAGCAGGCGCCACAGTTCACCCCGGAAGAGCGCGCCTGGATCACGCAGCATCCGGTTGTGCGGGTTGCGTACCGGGAGAACTGGAAACCCTTCGAGTACGCCGAGAAAGGCCAGATCAAGGGGCTGGCGTCCGGCTATCTGGATGCGATCAGCCGTGTGAGCGGCCTGCGATTCAAGCCGATATTCATCGACAACTGGGGCGAAAGCCGTCAAGCGTTTTTCAAGGGCGAGGTCGACCTGCTGCCGAGCCTGTCCACGCTCGCCCCATCGGATGATTTGACGCAGCAGTTGCTGCCGACAGCCCCCTATTTCATGGGCGCCACGTTGGCCGTGGGCCGTGCCACGCAGCACCCGATCTTCCGCCTGAGCGAACTGGACGGCATGACGGTCGCGCTCATCGGTGGTGGCGCCACCGAGATCCTCATGCGCGAGAGGCTGCCTCACAGCCATCTGTTGCTGTTCGAGTCGACGGATGCTGCCCTGCAGGCGGTGGCCGATGGCTCGGCAGAGGTTGCTGCCGCCACCAACTACGCTGCCGAGCCACTGCTGCGTCGCCGTTTTGTCGACGCGCTGCATATCTCGGGCGTCATCAGCGACCTGCCGGTGCCGCTCTACATGGGCGTGCATGCGGATCAGCCGCTGCTGCGCTCAATCTTGGACAAGTCATTGCATGCGCTCACGGCCGCCGAAACCGATGCCATCGAACAACATTGGCTTGAAGTGGTGGACTATGGCGCCCCATCGTACGGATCGATCCTGCGTTACCGGGCGCGTGAGCTGGCACTGGTGGCCGCAGCGATTGCCGGCATCCTCTTCCTGGCATGGCGCGCGCGGGCCCAGCGCCAACGCGCCGAACGCAGCGAGCGCGAGAAGACCCGCTTCCTGGCCGTGATGAGCCACGAGATCCGCACGCCGATGAACGCCATCCTGTCATCGGTCGAGCTGCTGCAGCACACACCGCTCGACGACAAGCAAAAGCGCCTGACGGACGTGGCGACCACCGCCTCGCAGACGCTGCTGGTGTTGCTCGATGACGTGCTCGACATCTCCAAGCTGGAAGCCCAGCGCGTCGCGCTTGAACTGTTGCCCACGCCGATCCTGCCGTGGATCAACGATGCGCTGGACGTGGTGCGTTGGCGTGCCGAGCGCAAAGGGCTGGCGCTCACGTTCATGAGCGGTGTCGACCCGTCGCTGTGTCTGCGGATCGATCCGACTCGCACGCGGCAGATTCTGCTGAACCTGTTGTCCAACGCGGTCAAGTTCACCGAGCACGGCGGGGTGACGGTGCGCATGTCCTACGTGCCGCCAACCAAGCGGGGTGCAGCCGGTACGCTCACCATCGACGTGGCCGATACGGGGGTCGGCATTGCGCAGAAAGACCAGCGCACCATCTTCAAGGCGTTCCAGCAGGCCGACTCCAGCACCACGCGGCGCTTTGGCGGTACGGGGCTGGGGTTGTCCATCGCACGTGAACTCGCGCGGTTGATGGGCGGCAACATTGAGGTGCGGAGCACGCCGGGGGCGGGCACGGTCTTTACCGTCACGCTGCCTGCCGAGGTGGCGACGGTGGAGGAAGCGCAGGCGGCGGCACGCCCCGTCACGGATGCACGCACCCTCACGATTGCGCCTGAGCCCATCGGCTTGCCCGATGCTGGGCTGCAAACGTCGCCGCCCCAGGCGGTGTCGGTGGCTACGCAAACCAGCAAGCCGCGCCCGCGCGTGCTCGTGGTGGACGATCAGCCAACCAACCTGATGGTGATCGAAGACCAGTTGCACACACTCGGTTGCGATGTCGAGCTCGCCGCTGACGGTGCGCAGGCGCTGGAGAAGGCCGCGGCGCACGCGTTCGATCTCATCCTGATGGACTGCTACCTGCCGGATATCGACGGCTATGCGGTTACGGCGCGCATTCGCGCGCGCGAGGCCGGTGCCGGCACCCATACGCCCATCCTCGCCATCTCCGCTGCGGTGGATGACGAGCACCAGCAGCGCGTCATGGAAAGCGGCATGGACGGCATGCTGACCAAGCCCATCCGCCTGGATGCCCTGCGCGAGATGATCGAGCTGTGGTGCGATGTCGCCTACGGTGACGACAGCCAGAACGCGCCGCGCGTGGCCACGCCCGCCCTGGCTGGGGAAGGCCGCGATCTCTGGTCGATCTATCTGGATTCGTTGGATGACGATCTGGAAAGCCTGGCCCACGCGCTGGATGCGCGCGACCCGACCGCGGCGCGCTACGTGGCGCACCGGATCAAGGGCGCGGCGCTGACGGTGGAGCAGGCCGCGATTGCCGAGCGGGCCCGCGTGCTCGAGGCGGCGCTGGCGCAGGCCGGCGCGATCCCGGCCGATGCCCCCGCTGCGCTGGCCGAACTGCGCCGCCAGCGCGACCAGCTTCACGCCGACAGCACCGTCGGCTGA
- a CDS encoding response regulator transcription factor: protein MNWTATRPIRVVVLDDHAVVRHGLAARLKQEADIEVSGMFASGREVVQALKDNTVEVDILLMDYSLGPAEIDGLNLIRLIRVRYPELKILVASAHHNKATVGLVMHAGARGFVGKEEELSELVRAIRSVAAGGKRLNATLAAEMERDALAADAPAPTSAGDGNQLSALVERPELSPRESEVLRCVLDGMSVTDIAEKFARSIKTISSQKQSAYRKLGIRTDTELFKIKHELEGQ, encoded by the coding sequence ATGAACTGGACCGCGACCCGACCGATCCGCGTGGTCGTGCTCGATGACCATGCGGTCGTCCGTCACGGCCTGGCCGCGCGCCTGAAGCAGGAGGCCGATATCGAGGTCAGCGGCATGTTCGCGTCGGGCCGGGAGGTCGTGCAGGCGCTCAAGGACAACACCGTCGAGGTGGACATCCTGTTGATGGATTACTCGCTTGGGCCGGCCGAGATCGATGGGCTGAACTTGATCCGCCTGATTCGCGTGCGCTATCCGGAGTTGAAGATTCTGGTGGCGTCTGCCCACCACAACAAAGCGACGGTCGGGCTGGTCATGCATGCCGGTGCACGCGGGTTTGTGGGCAAGGAAGAAGAACTGTCGGAACTGGTGCGGGCGATCCGCTCCGTGGCGGCGGGCGGCAAGCGGCTGAATGCCACGCTGGCTGCCGAGATGGAGCGCGATGCCCTGGCCGCCGATGCGCCGGCTCCGACATCGGCAGGTGATGGCAACCAACTCTCCGCACTGGTGGAACGCCCCGAGCTGAGCCCGCGTGAGAGCGAGGTCCTGCGCTGCGTTCTGGATGGTATGTCTGTCACCGATATTGCCGAGAAGTTTGCGCGCAGCATCAAGACCATCAGCTCGCAGAAGCAGTCTGCCTATCGCAAGCTGGGTATCCGCACCGATACCGAACTCTTCAAGATCAAGCACGAGTTGGAGGGGCAGTGA